A window from Nitrospinaceae bacterium encodes these proteins:
- a CDS encoding PLP-dependent cysteine synthase family protein: MVIKQRAWDSFRRYSENIFDAIGGTPLVRLNKMSAGIEPDIFVKLEWYSPTGSLKDRIYFNMLAKAVERGDLKTGMTVLECSTGNAGIACSFVSAMMGYPCIVVMPEGMSDERKKLMRAYGSDLVFTPGGESDVDLALEKLEEIRAAEPEKYWVPAQFDNLDNNEAHYLTTGPEIWEQLDGKVDAVVASQGTGGWVSGVGKYVRERNPDVGLYAVEPEECPLLSERGWGPHGIEGIGDGFVPKALELSLLSGIVTTTTDESIEMAQRLAREEGIFCGISSGCNVAAALKLGRAHPELGCIVTNINDTGQRYFTTALCGEEKHVDIPERDHAVDAYSAAELDKYAPEWEIIN; the protein is encoded by the coding sequence ATGGTCATTAAGCAGCGCGCTTGGGATTCTTTCCGCCGCTATTCGGAAAATATTTTCGATGCCATCGGCGGCACACCATTGGTCAGGCTTAATAAGATGAGTGCCGGGATAGAGCCGGATATTTTCGTTAAGCTTGAGTGGTATTCACCGACTGGCAGCCTCAAGGATCGCATCTACTTCAACATGCTTGCGAAAGCTGTAGAGCGCGGAGATCTGAAGACGGGCATGACAGTCCTGGAGTGTTCCACCGGAAATGCCGGGATCGCCTGCTCATTTGTTTCGGCGATGATGGGATACCCCTGCATCGTTGTGATGCCGGAAGGAATGAGCGACGAGCGTAAAAAACTCATGCGCGCCTATGGCTCTGACCTGGTGTTCACGCCTGGCGGGGAGAGTGATGTCGATCTTGCGCTAGAGAAACTCGAGGAGATTCGAGCCGCCGAGCCCGAAAAATACTGGGTGCCCGCCCAGTTCGACAACCTTGACAACAACGAGGCGCATTACCTGACGACGGGCCCCGAAATATGGGAGCAACTCGACGGCAAAGTCGATGCCGTTGTTGCTTCCCAGGGTACCGGTGGCTGGGTGAGCGGTGTTGGTAAATATGTCAGGGAGCGAAATCCGGATGTAGGTCTGTATGCGGTCGAACCCGAGGAGTGCCCTCTTCTGAGCGAGCGGGGCTGGGGTCCGCACGGGATCGAAGGCATCGGAGACGGTTTTGTCCCCAAGGCACTAGAACTGTCCCTCTTGAGCGGCATCGTGACGACAACGACTGATGAATCGATAGAAATGGCCCAACGGCTTGCACGCGAGGAGGGGATATTCTGCGGCATATCCTCGGGCTGTAATGTGGCGGCGGCGCTCAAACTGGGCCGGGCGCATCCCGAGCTCGGCTGCATTGTCACGAATATCAACGACACGGGACAAAGATATTTTACAACCGCACTGTGCGGAGAAGAAAAGCATGTCGATATCCCCGAGCGGGATCACGCTGTGGACGCTTACAGCGCGGCGGAACTGGATAAATACGCTCCCGAATGGGAAATTATAAACTAA
- a CDS encoding ABC transporter ATP-binding protein: MSEVLLEGRAVSKRFGGLTAVSNVDFTVFKGEILGLIGPNGAGKTTLLNCITGFDSPNGGEVLFRGTRIESLKPHVITRMGVARTFQIVQPFPNLTVLDNVTMGALFGSEKAQKEVRLAHAVAEEKLEMVGLIDKADSLASQLTLAERKRLEFAKSLATDPEILLLDEVNAGLNQTEIQSAISLIQKVRDQGVTVLIIEHLMKVIMDLSDRVIVLHHGEKIAEGAPREVTGDEQVIKAYLGEKYVAMMEKLN, from the coding sequence ATGAGCGAAGTGTTGCTCGAAGGGCGAGCGGTTTCAAAACGCTTTGGCGGTCTAACTGCGGTGTCTAATGTGGATTTCACCGTATTTAAGGGCGAAATACTCGGCCTTATCGGGCCCAATGGAGCGGGAAAAACTACGCTCTTGAATTGTATTACGGGCTTCGACTCACCCAACGGCGGCGAAGTATTATTTCGCGGGACGAGAATCGAATCGCTCAAGCCGCACGTCATTACCCGGATGGGCGTCGCCCGGACATTTCAAATCGTTCAACCTTTTCCGAATCTCACCGTTCTGGACAATGTCACTATGGGGGCTTTGTTCGGCTCCGAAAAAGCCCAGAAGGAAGTAAGGCTGGCCCATGCCGTCGCGGAGGAGAAGCTTGAAATGGTCGGCTTAATCGATAAGGCGGATAGCCTCGCCTCGCAGCTTACTCTTGCCGAGCGAAAGCGTCTTGAATTCGCAAAATCCCTCGCCACGGACCCCGAAATCCTTTTGCTCGATGAAGTAAACGCGGGCCTCAATCAGACCGAAATTCAAAGTGCGATTTCTCTTATTCAGAAAGTAAGAGACCAGGGAGTAACGGTACTTATCATCGAGCATTTGATGAAGGTCATTATGGACCTCTCAGATCGCGTCATCGTTCTCCATCACGGAGAGAAGATTGCCGAGGGTGCGCCGCGGGAAGTGACGGGCGATGAGCAGGTTATCAAAGCATATTTAGGCGAGAAGTACGTTGCCATGATGGAAAAACTGAACTAA
- a CDS encoding branched-chain amino acid ABC transporter permease: MFKPWSIIQWILMGMGVFALIFLPSFSENDVIRTWMDILMIAILATSWNFIGGLTGYPSFAPAAFFGLGAYVTAIMMNAGFNFFVTLVFGASFGGMVALLLGIPILRLRGHYFAIATFGVAEFFREIADNLRITGGGDGINLPQIIGGPDYFTRFFYFSMLGVAVMAFLAQYFVTRHRLGYGLVAIRENEDAAAMTGINTTKYKIIAFVLSSIFPAMGGGVYAYRAAFLEPFDVFDILFSIKAIVMSMLGGAGTVMGPLVGSFIMEYLADFLWSEFTEFHSVLLGLIIVLIVLFLPRGLMALFQELRLKGWRSLGSILHSNIQRFRV, from the coding sequence ATGTTTAAGCCTTGGTCAATTATTCAGTGGATTTTGATGGGGATGGGGGTGTTTGCCCTGATTTTTTTACCCTCGTTTTCGGAAAACGACGTTATCCGCACCTGGATGGACATTTTGATGATCGCCATTCTGGCCACGAGTTGGAATTTCATCGGCGGGTTGACGGGATATCCGTCGTTCGCGCCGGCGGCTTTCTTTGGTCTGGGGGCCTATGTCACGGCGATCATGATGAACGCAGGGTTTAACTTTTTCGTCACTCTTGTCTTCGGCGCCTCATTTGGCGGAATGGTTGCGCTGCTGCTCGGGATTCCCATCCTGAGGCTCCGCGGGCACTACTTTGCAATCGCCACGTTTGGGGTGGCCGAGTTTTTCCGCGAAATAGCCGATAACCTCCGCATCACCGGCGGAGGAGACGGCATCAATCTGCCTCAAATTATCGGGGGGCCGGACTACTTTACACGCTTTTTTTATTTCTCGATGTTGGGTGTCGCTGTTATGGCGTTTTTGGCGCAGTACTTCGTCACTCGTCATCGGCTGGGCTATGGCCTGGTGGCGATTCGCGAGAATGAAGATGCGGCGGCGATGACCGGAATCAACACCACGAAGTATAAAATCATCGCTTTTGTCCTTTCGTCCATTTTTCCTGCGATGGGCGGCGGGGTGTACGCCTACCGCGCGGCTTTTTTGGAGCCTTTCGACGTATTCGACATATTATTTTCGATTAAGGCCATCGTGATGTCCATGCTGGGTGGCGCGGGTACCGTCATGGGTCCCCTTGTGGGGTCATTTATCATGGAATATCTGGCCGATTTTCTTTGGAGCGAGTTCACGGAATTTCATAGCGTGCTGTTGGGGCTCATCATCGTGTTGATTGTTCTCTTTCTCCCCCGTGGGTTGATGGCGCTCTTTCAAGAGTTGCGGCTCAAGGGCTGGAGATCGCTGGGGTCAATACTGCATAGCAACATTCAGAGGTTCAGGGTATGA
- a CDS encoding branched-chain amino acid ABC transporter permease, giving the protein MYIQILINSILLGGIYACIAVGFSLVWGVMNILNVLHGTFLMLGGYVTYWMFKLYGVDPFLSLPLSAAVMFVVGYFVQRVLINKIVRAPMFMSLILTFGLQMLVVRLAIYFFTGDFRSVQPSYASFSLKFFGLIIPFVRVAIFVLGVALTGILFWFMARTRTGRAIRATRMDLDSAQLMGVNIGKIYAITYGLGAAVAATAGSLVSVGFAISPVSDVEFLSKSFIICIIGGLGNISGALAGGLILGLAENFGALYLGPGLQNAVGYALLILVLFIRPSGLLGRKGFE; this is encoded by the coding sequence ATCTATATCCAAATTCTAATCAACAGCATTCTTCTGGGTGGAATTTACGCTTGTATCGCCGTGGGCTTTTCTCTCGTCTGGGGCGTGATGAATATCCTGAATGTTTTGCACGGCACATTCTTGATGCTGGGCGGCTACGTAACATACTGGATGTTCAAACTCTACGGTGTGGACCCGTTTCTTTCGCTGCCGCTCTCGGCTGCTGTCATGTTTGTAGTGGGATACTTCGTCCAGCGCGTACTAATTAATAAAATTGTCCGCGCTCCGATGTTCATGTCTCTTATCCTCACTTTCGGGCTTCAGATGCTTGTTGTGCGTCTGGCGATTTATTTTTTCACGGGTGACTTTCGATCGGTCCAGCCCTCGTATGCCAGTTTTTCTCTTAAATTTTTCGGATTGATAATTCCTTTCGTCCGGGTTGCCATTTTTGTTTTGGGGGTGGCTCTTACGGGCATCTTGTTTTGGTTCATGGCTAGAACGCGTACGGGCCGGGCGATTCGTGCCACACGAATGGATCTGGATTCAGCCCAGTTGATGGGAGTCAATATCGGCAAAATCTATGCCATCACCTACGGCCTGGGTGCAGCTGTAGCGGCTACCGCGGGCTCGCTCGTCAGCGTGGGATTTGCCATCTCTCCGGTAAGTGATGTCGAGTTTTTATCCAAGTCCTTCATCATCTGCATCATCGGGGGGCTGGGAAATATTTCAGGGGCGCTCGCGGGCGGATTGATACTTGGATTGGCCGAAAATTTTGGCGCCCTGTATCTGGGGCCCGGTCTTCAGAACGCCGTTGGATATGCACTCCTTATTCTGGTGCTCTTTATCCGTCCGTCAGGCCTGCTGGGCCGCAAGGGATTTGAATAA